The following proteins are co-located in the Delphinus delphis chromosome 5, mDelDel1.2, whole genome shotgun sequence genome:
- the EREG gene encoding proepiregulin isoform X1 yields the protein MEPRRAPWVPAPLLCLVGFHLLQAVLSTTVIPSCIPGESEDNCTALVQTEDNPRVAQVSISKCSSDMNGYCFHGQCIYLVDMSENHCRCEVGYTGVRCEHFFLTVQKPLSKEYVALTVILVILFLVVVAGSVYYFCRWYRYRKSKEPKKEYERVTSGDPALPQV from the exons TAGGTTTCCATCTTCTACAAGCAGTTCTCAGTACAACTGTGATTCCTTCATGTATCCCAGGAGAGTCCGAAGATAACTGCACAGCTTTAG TTCAGACAGAAGATAATCCGCGTGTGGCTCAAGTGTCAATATCAAAGTGTAGCTCTGACATGAACGGCTACTGTTTTCATGGACAGTGCATCTACCTGGTAGACATGAGTGAAAATCACTGCAG ATGTGAAGTGGGTTACACTGGTGTCCGATGTGAGCACTTCTTTTTAACCGTCCAAAAGCCTCTGAGCAAAGAATATGTGGCTTTGACTGTGATTCTTGTTATCTTGTTCCTCGTCGTAGTTGCTGGCTCTGTATACTATTTCTGCAGATG GTACAGATATCGAAAAAGTAAAGAACCAAAGAAGGAATATGAAAGAGTGACCTCAGGGGATCCAGCATTGCCACAAGTCTGA
- the EREG gene encoding proepiregulin isoform X2 has protein sequence MEPRRAPWVPAPLLCLGFHLLQAVLSTTVIPSCIPGESEDNCTALVQTEDNPRVAQVSISKCSSDMNGYCFHGQCIYLVDMSENHCRCEVGYTGVRCEHFFLTVQKPLSKEYVALTVILVILFLVVVAGSVYYFCRWYRYRKSKEPKKEYERVTSGDPALPQV, from the exons GTTTCCATCTTCTACAAGCAGTTCTCAGTACAACTGTGATTCCTTCATGTATCCCAGGAGAGTCCGAAGATAACTGCACAGCTTTAG TTCAGACAGAAGATAATCCGCGTGTGGCTCAAGTGTCAATATCAAAGTGTAGCTCTGACATGAACGGCTACTGTTTTCATGGACAGTGCATCTACCTGGTAGACATGAGTGAAAATCACTGCAG ATGTGAAGTGGGTTACACTGGTGTCCGATGTGAGCACTTCTTTTTAACCGTCCAAAAGCCTCTGAGCAAAGAATATGTGGCTTTGACTGTGATTCTTGTTATCTTGTTCCTCGTCGTAGTTGCTGGCTCTGTATACTATTTCTGCAGATG GTACAGATATCGAAAAAGTAAAGAACCAAAGAAGGAATATGAAAGAGTGACCTCAGGGGATCCAGCATTGCCACAAGTCTGA